CGATGAACACCGCGATCGGCATCCCGAACTGGAGGGTAACCACCGTGAGACCAGCAGCAGCGAGACAGAAGCTTGCCAGCCCGTAGAGCCGACCCTCCTCGTAATCACCCGGGAACGCAAAGAGATCGAAGAGCGGACCGTGGCTCGTGATCAACGAAAGCAGCGTCACCGCGAGAAACGGGACGCTGACGAGAACCGTCATGGCGTGTGAGTGGCTGAGAATCGACGCGATCGGCACGGACTCTACTAGTGACGAGAACCGGTCCAGTTCCACGAATACCGGCACGAGGAGGGCGATTGACCCAACAAAAGCGAATCCTATTGCCCGCCGGACTGTGGAAGACACACCACTCGCTTTCGCTGTTGGTCACTTAATCCCCTCGGTGCCGCATTCATGTGGCGATGAAGTAACGAATATTTGTTGTCATTTTCAACCATCCGGTTCGATCGAGTCAGGCCGTGAAGTTTAGGCACCCGGACTGTTCACTGTGCATGTGGCACTTTACGACCGATATCTCGCTGCTCGCACGAGATGGAGTGATGCCGACCTCCCGAAAAACATCGCGCTCGTTATCACTGAACGTGATCTTCTTGAACCCGGGGCGTACGCAACACTCGAGAAGTTCTTTCGGTGGGCGTTTGAGAGCGACGCAGAGCGAGTCATGGTCTATGTGAGCGTTCTCGACGCTGCTGCTGTTCCGACACTTCAGAGCACGCTGTCGGAAATTGATGCCCCACACGATATTGCTATTCGTGTTCCAAATGACGACGAACGCGTCGATACATCCATACAGATCAGCATCGGACTGGGGGGGAAGTCCGAGTTCGCAAACGCTGTTCAACGGGTCGCCCGGAGCGTCGAACAGGGCACCGTGTCGTCCGATGAGATCGATGAGACGCATATCGAACAGGAACTCGTCTTTCCAACTGCTCCAGACCTCGTCATCAAAACTGGTGCAGAACGCCTATCGGATTTCATGATCTGGCAATCGGTCTATTCAGAGCTCTACTTCACCGACATCAACTGGCGTGATTTCAGAAAACGCGACTACCTACGCGCAGTACGTGATTTTCAGGAACGACAGCGGCGATACGGAACGTGAGTATTTGAGGTCGCTAATCACGTCTTGTCGTTAGTCACTCAGGGCTGGATCGTCCTCGACATCGATATCGAGATCGGTGTCGAGGTCGTCGAACTGTCTCCGGAGTCGCGCCCGAAGTCCATCGTCGGCACCCAGCACTCGAAGCAGTGTGATCGCGCGCTGGACACGGGTTTGGTGCCACGATTCCTGTCGTGATTCGTACGTTCGAATGGCTCGTAGGAGATCAACGCGTCGAAACTCTGGCCAGTAGGGCGTACAGAAAAACACGGCAGCTTCGTTGCCGTTAGCGTGCCACGGCAGGAAGTTGCTCGTTCGCTCGTCACCACCGGTTCGGATGATGAGATCGACAGCGCGACCGGAGTGTGAGTACAGTCGGCGTTCGATCTCGTCGACGTCGATCTCGTCCGGTGAGAGCGTGCCGCGTTCGACGGCGCGGGCGGTATCACGGGCCGCATCGAGCAACTCTGCGCGCCCGCCGTACGCGAGCGCGATGTTTAGATTCAAGTTGTCGTATTCTGCTGTCTTCGATTCGGCGTAGTTGATCGCCTCGCGGACGCGTTCGGGAAGCCGCTCTGTCTGACCGATCGCGTGAATGTGTACCTCTTTGTCGTGGATCTCTGGCTCGTCAGCAAACGTTCTGAGTTTGGATTCGATGAGATCAAACAGCTCCTCGCGTTGCTCCGGCGGTCGGTTGAAGTTCTCGGTCGAGAAGGTATAGAGTGTGAGCTCCTCGATGCCGAGGTCGGCGCACCATTCGAGCACTGACTCTGTTGTTTTCGCACCGTCACGGTAGCCGACCGCTGTTCCCTTGTCACGCGCGTCCGCGTAGCGACGGTTCCCATCCTGAATAACTGCTACGTGAGTCGGAACGCCGGAAAATTCTTGTTCGAGATTTCGCTCATAGAGGTCGAGCGCCCACCGACGGACCCGTTGTAGCATATCGAGCAGGAATCCTGCCGACCCT
The nucleotide sequence above comes from Halocatena marina. Encoded proteins:
- a CDS encoding undecaprenyl diphosphate synthase family protein produces the protein MALYDRYLAARTRWSDADLPKNIALVITERDLLEPGAYATLEKFFRWAFESDAERVMVYVSVLDAAAVPTLQSTLSEIDAPHDIAIRVPNDDERVDTSIQISIGLGGKSEFANAVQRVARSVEQGTVSSDEIDETHIEQELVFPTAPDLVIKTGAERLSDFMIWQSVYSELYFTDINWRDFRKRDYLRAVRDFQERQRRYGT
- the uppS gene encoding polyprenyl diphosphate synthase; translated protein: MLQRVRRWALDLYERNLEQEFSGVPTHVAVIQDGNRRYADARDKGTAVGYRDGAKTTESVLEWCADLGIEELTLYTFSTENFNRPPEQREELFDLIESKLRTFADEPEIHDKEVHIHAIGQTERLPERVREAINYAESKTAEYDNLNLNIALAYGGRAELLDAARDTARAVERGTLSPDEIDVDEIERRLYSHSGRAVDLIIRTGGDERTSNFLPWHANGNEAAVFFCTPYWPEFRRVDLLRAIRTYESRQESWHQTRVQRAITLLRVLGADDGLRARLRRQFDDLDTDLDIDVEDDPALSD